In Caldicellulosiruptor morganii, the following proteins share a genomic window:
- the hisC gene encoding histidinol-phosphate transaminase, giving the protein MFREVINTISPYIPGKPISEVKRELGLEKVIKLASNENPLGPSENVKKAIKESLSDLGFYPDGNCTELKLKLAKKLNVKPTQIIFGAGSDEITQFIASIFLNPGDNSIMARPSFPRYETVTKVMGGLPVEIPLKNHTHDLDEFAKHINERTKIIWICNPNNPTGTIVKKDELYSFIKSVPSEIAVVVDQAYREYIDDPEYPDATQWLYEFKNLIVLQTFSKIYGLASLRIGYAIASEEIIEKLNRVRPPFNVNHMAQVTAIAALEDTEHIQKAKELNKKSLEFFYKSFEEMNLQYIESYGNFVMVDLKKDAVEIFKKLLLKGIIVRPGDIFDMPTYIRVTTGLESDNMEFIKALKEVL; this is encoded by the coding sequence TTGTTCAGGGAGGTTATAAATACTATTTCACCATATATTCCCGGCAAACCTATTTCAGAGGTCAAAAGAGAACTTGGACTTGAAAAAGTAATAAAGCTTGCATCAAACGAAAATCCACTGGGACCATCCGAAAACGTAAAAAAAGCTATAAAGGAAAGCTTAAGTGACCTCGGCTTTTACCCTGACGGAAACTGCACAGAGCTGAAGTTAAAACTTGCAAAAAAACTGAATGTAAAACCTACACAGATAATATTCGGTGCTGGTTCTGATGAAATTACTCAGTTCATAGCCAGTATATTCCTAAACCCTGGCGACAATTCAATAATGGCAAGACCTTCTTTCCCCAGATATGAAACTGTTACTAAGGTCATGGGAGGTCTTCCTGTTGAAATTCCTCTAAAAAACCATACTCATGACCTTGATGAATTTGCAAAGCATATAAATGAAAGAACAAAAATAATATGGATTTGCAATCCAAACAACCCAACAGGCACAATTGTGAAAAAGGATGAGCTTTACAGCTTTATTAAATCTGTGCCATCCGAAATTGCAGTTGTTGTTGACCAGGCATACAGAGAGTACATTGATGACCCGGAATATCCAGATGCTACCCAGTGGCTCTATGAGTTTAAAAACCTGATTGTACTTCAGACTTTTTCCAAGATTTATGGTCTTGCATCACTCAGAATAGGTTATGCCATAGCCTCTGAGGAAATAATCGAGAAACTCAACAGAGTAAGACCTCCTTTTAATGTAAACCATATGGCACAGGTTACTGCAATTGCTGCGCTTGAAGATACGGAACATATACAAAAAGCGAAAGAACTCAACAAAAAATCCCTGGAATTTTTCTACAAAAGCTTTGAGGAAATGAATCTTCAGTATATTGAGTCCTATGGTAATTTTGTGATGGTAGATTTAAAGAAGGATGCGGTTGAGATTTTTAAAAAGCTTTTGTTAAAAGGAATTATTGTAAGACCTGGAGATATTTTTGATATGCCAACATATATAAGAGTAACAACCGGACTGGAGAGTGATAACATGGAATTTATAAAGGCATTGAAAGAGGTTCTGTAA
- a CDS encoding prephenate dehydrogenase, whose amino-acid sequence MKRRILVVGLGLIGGSLARAFNRLGFEIHAFDVNQKSVEMAIKDGTVKEKIEDLEDVEDEYAFSFICVPVLESIGILEKLSSKIKKGIITDVGSTKAQICQFAIQKGISNFIGGHPMAGTEKIGYEHSSDTLFKGAYYFVTPTDINSRNDVEKLKELITSIGCRVEEIDYSLHDAITGVISHLPHVVSAGLVNMLSESSIFCKFAGGGFKDITRISSSSPRMWADISFSNKEVLIDLVDKYIDLLTNFKLNLEENRYSEVYSYFERAKLIRDRIVSDEQK is encoded by the coding sequence ATGAAAAGAAGAATTCTGGTTGTTGGACTTGGTTTGATTGGTGGTTCGCTTGCCAGAGCATTTAACAGGCTTGGATTTGAAATCCATGCGTTTGATGTAAATCAAAAGTCAGTTGAAATGGCCATAAAAGATGGAACAGTAAAAGAAAAAATAGAAGACTTAGAAGACGTAGAAGATGAGTATGCCTTTAGTTTTATATGCGTACCTGTATTGGAAAGCATAGGAATTTTAGAAAAGTTATCGTCAAAGATAAAAAAAGGAATTATCACTGATGTCGGCAGCACAAAGGCTCAGATATGCCAGTTTGCAATTCAAAAGGGAATTTCCAACTTCATTGGTGGTCATCCAATGGCTGGCACAGAAAAAATAGGATATGAACATTCTTCTGATACTCTTTTTAAAGGAGCATATTATTTTGTAACACCAACTGATATAAATTCCAGAAATGACGTTGAAAAACTGAAAGAACTCATAACTTCAATTGGATGCAGGGTTGAGGAAATTGATTATAGTCTTCATGATGCTATAACCGGCGTAATTTCACATCTTCCCCATGTGGTATCTGCCGGGCTTGTAAATATGTTAAGTGAAAGCAGTATCTTCTGCAAGTTTGCTGGAGGGGGTTTTAAGGATATTACTCGCATTTCCTCCTCCAGCCCCAGGATGTGGGCAGACATATCATTCTCAAATAAAGAGGTTTTAATTGATCTTGTGGACAAATATATTGATCTTCTGACAAATTTTAAGCTAAATCTTGAAGAAAATCGCTACAGCGAGGTCTATTCATATTTTGAAAGAGCAAAGCTAATAAGAGACAGGATTGTGAGTGATGAACAAAAATGA
- a CDS encoding sugar phosphate isomerase/epimerase family protein, whose amino-acid sequence MKISFSTVGCPNFTWDEIITTAKDFGYDGIEIRGISDELEVYKASPFIGDNLKHTKERLSQLGLDISCIATSCHLFDRESKNATIMSAEKHMELARELGCKYIRVLGDEWITPGEDIDEEFVGKMLELLCDIAKNYNVDVLIETNGVWADSEKLATLLENIPYQNVGVVWDIHHPFRFFKEDVEYTYNNLKKYIKHVHVKDSRMEGDRVVFKMIGEGDVPIKKAIDLLISDGYKGYISLEWVKRWFSELEEPGVVFLEFISRMRNLIR is encoded by the coding sequence ATGAAGATAAGTTTTTCAACTGTGGGATGCCCAAATTTTACGTGGGATGAAATAATCACAACTGCAAAGGACTTTGGATACGATGGAATTGAAATCAGAGGAATAAGTGATGAGCTTGAGGTATATAAAGCATCACCATTTATCGGTGACAATCTTAAGCATACAAAGGAAAGACTCAGCCAGCTTGGTCTGGATATTTCATGTATTGCTACATCCTGTCATCTTTTTGATAGAGAATCTAAAAATGCTACAATTATGTCAGCAGAAAAGCATATGGAATTGGCAAGAGAGCTTGGCTGCAAATATATAAGGGTTTTGGGGGATGAGTGGATAACACCCGGAGAAGACATAGATGAAGAGTTTGTAGGGAAGATGTTAGAACTCTTATGTGATATTGCAAAAAATTATAATGTTGATGTTCTAATTGAAACAAATGGTGTATGGGCTGATTCTGAGAAACTTGCAACTCTACTTGAAAATATACCTTATCAGAACGTTGGGGTTGTTTGGGATATTCATCATCCGTTCAGATTTTTTAAAGAGGATGTAGAGTACACATATAACAACTTGAAAAAGTATATAAAACATGTTCACGTAAAAGATTCAAGGATGGAAGGCGACAGAGTTGTGTTTAAGATGATAGGTGAGGGAGATGTTCCCATTAAAAAAGCTATTGATTTGCTAATCAGTGATGGTTATAAGGGGTACATTTCGCTTGAGTGGGTAAAAAGGTGGTTTTCCGAACTTGAAGAGCCAGGAGTTGTGTTTTTAGAATTTATTAGCAGAATGAGAAACCTTATTAGATGA
- a CDS encoding DUF4364 family protein: MSNEYNEIHTLAKNKLIILYFLNKISIPISTQQLDEFILSTMYMNFFEYQQYLKELEAQKLIHRYDDELRTYIEISQSGKDVLNTLINLLPQIVLYDIEDYIKKNYRKIKINTEVYSDYKIVSPNEYIVVCSLREGNSLLFEVKVNVPHVEIAKRICRNWNKNAEVVYRLLFENLAKNHEESSQE, encoded by the coding sequence ATGTCGAATGAATATAATGAAATACATACCCTTGCCAAGAACAAGCTTATAATATTATACTTCTTAAACAAGATTAGTATTCCCATTTCAACTCAACAGCTGGATGAATTTATTCTCTCAACAATGTATATGAACTTTTTTGAATATCAGCAATATCTAAAAGAACTCGAAGCTCAAAAGCTCATACATAGATATGACGATGAACTTCGAACATACATCGAAATTTCTCAAAGCGGCAAAGATGTACTTAATACACTTATTAATCTTCTCCCACAAATTGTACTTTATGACATTGAAGATTACATAAAGAAAAACTACAGAAAGATAAAGATCAACACTGAAGTTTACTCAGACTACAAAATCGTCAGTCCCAACGAATACATAGTTGTGTGTTCTTTGCGAGAAGGAAATAGTTTACTATTTGAAGTAAAAGTAAACGTGCCTCACGTAGAAATTGCAAAAAGAATCTGTCGTAACTGGAACAAAAACGCCGAAGTTGTTTACAGACTTCTATTTGAAAATCTGGCTAAAAACCATGAAGAGTCTTCCCAGGAGTAG
- the aroF gene encoding 3-deoxy-7-phosphoheptulonate synthase, whose translation MIIVMKKDCSKSEIDEVVKLITSLGLRPHISQGIERTVIGVIGDERILSDVPVKLLPGVDRIIPILESYKLASRTFKSEPTVIKIKDVEIGGNQLTLIGGPCAIESYEQMFEVAEKIKKSGAKILRGGAYKPRTCPYSFQGLEEEGLKILREAATRYDLLVITEVISEAAVDKTYEYVDIFQIGARNMQNFNLLKYVGRQNKPVLLKRGLAATIEEWLNAAEYILSEGNPNVILCERGIRTFETSTRNTLDISAIPVVKEKSHLPIIVDPSHAAGKAKYVPALSKAAIAAGADGLMIEVHPNPKQALSDGPQSITPEEFDRLVKEISQIAKSIGKSV comes from the coding sequence ATGATTATTGTAATGAAAAAAGATTGTAGCAAATCTGAGATTGATGAGGTTGTAAAATTAATCACCTCGCTCGGGCTTCGCCCGCACATTTCACAGGGTATTGAGCGAACAGTAATTGGTGTTATTGGCGATGAGAGGATACTTTCTGATGTGCCTGTTAAACTTCTTCCCGGGGTTGACAGGATAATACCAATCCTTGAAAGTTACAAGCTTGCAAGCAGGACATTCAAGAGCGAGCCAACAGTTATAAAAATTAAAGATGTGGAAATTGGTGGAAACCAACTTACGCTTATCGGTGGTCCCTGTGCTATTGAAAGTTATGAACAGATGTTTGAAGTGGCTGAAAAGATTAAAAAAAGCGGTGCAAAGATATTAAGAGGTGGAGCATACAAACCAAGAACTTGTCCGTACTCATTTCAGGGACTTGAAGAAGAGGGATTAAAAATATTAAGAGAAGCTGCAACAAGATATGATCTTCTGGTCATCACAGAAGTAATAAGTGAAGCTGCTGTTGACAAGACATATGAATATGTAGATATTTTCCAGATCGGTGCAAGAAATATGCAAAATTTCAACCTGTTAAAATATGTGGGAAGGCAGAACAAACCAGTGTTATTGAAGCGTGGGCTTGCTGCAACAATTGAAGAGTGGTTAAATGCTGCTGAATACATTTTAAGCGAAGGAAATCCCAATGTAATACTCTGTGAAAGAGGTATTAGAACTTTTGAAACATCCACAAGAAATACACTTGATATCTCTGCAATACCTGTTGTAAAAGAAAAAAGCCATCTGCCAATCATTGTAGACCCCAGCCATGCAGCAGGAAAAGCAAAGTATGTCCCGGCACTTTCAAAAGCAGCAATTGCAGCAGGGGCTGATGGACTTATGATTGAAGTGCATCCAAATCCAAAGCAGGCTTTATCTGATGGACCGCAATCCATCACGCCCGAGGAATTTGATAGGCTTGTAAAGGAAATATCACAGATTGCTAAATCAATTGGAAAGAGTGTATGA
- the aroA gene encoding 3-phosphoshikimate 1-carboxyvinyltransferase, which produces MNVKIEGRRKIKAKVNIPPDKSISHRSIMIGALAKGITEVENFLFADDCISTIECFKKLGVEIEIKSGRVIIIGKNYNLSAPDKRLYCGNSGTTARLLLGILSTQQFEAVLDGDSSLRKRPMKRVTEPLTTMGSSFEFLENDGFLPVRVKGKSPLTPIYYTLPVSSAQVKSALIFAALKAENKSVIKESPMSRNHTELMLKSAGANIKTSFENEVYKVEVFPGNLESLKIRVPSDISSAAFFIVLALICEDSEVIVENCILNPTRTGIIDILKQMGADITIEDVQIQNGEPVGRIIAKSSNLTGVSVDKKDIPRIIDEIPILAVAAAFADGKTIIDNASELRVKESDRIKTTIEMLKSFGVECYELENGLLIVGSKNKLKPGIVNSYSDHRIAMAGAVMACATEGESTILNAECASISFPGFYETLIGHSKKV; this is translated from the coding sequence ATGAATGTGAAGATTGAAGGAAGAAGAAAGATAAAAGCAAAGGTTAATATCCCACCTGACAAGTCAATTTCACACAGAAGCATAATGATAGGCGCTTTAGCAAAAGGAATAACTGAAGTAGAAAACTTTTTGTTTGCCGATGATTGCATAAGCACAATTGAGTGTTTTAAAAAACTTGGAGTTGAGATAGAAATAAAAAGTGGCAGGGTTATTATAATTGGGAAAAATTATAATTTATCAGCTCCTGATAAGAGGCTTTACTGTGGAAATTCCGGTACAACTGCAAGGCTTTTGCTTGGAATTTTATCCACACAGCAGTTTGAAGCGGTTTTGGATGGAGACAGCTCTTTGCGAAAAAGACCCATGAAAAGAGTAACAGAGCCTTTAACCACAATGGGATCAAGTTTTGAATTTCTGGAAAATGACGGCTTTTTGCCAGTAAGGGTAAAAGGAAAAAGTCCCTTGACCCCTATTTATTATACCCTGCCGGTTTCAAGTGCACAGGTAAAATCCGCACTTATTTTTGCAGCCCTGAAAGCAGAAAACAAAAGCGTAATAAAAGAAAGTCCTATGTCCAGAAATCATACAGAGCTTATGTTAAAGTCTGCCGGCGCAAACATCAAAACCTCATTTGAAAATGAAGTTTACAAAGTTGAGGTATTCCCCGGCAATTTGGAATCACTTAAAATCAGAGTTCCCTCGGATATTTCTTCAGCCGCATTCTTCATTGTGCTTGCTCTGATTTGTGAGGACAGCGAAGTTATAGTTGAAAATTGTATTCTAAACCCTACCCGGACAGGTATAATTGATATTCTAAAACAAATGGGTGCCGATATCACAATTGAAGATGTTCAGATTCAAAATGGTGAACCTGTTGGAAGGATAATTGCTAAAAGCAGCAACCTCACGGGAGTTTCGGTTGACAAAAAGGATATTCCACGCATCATAGATGAGATACCCATTCTGGCTGTTGCAGCAGCCTTTGCCGATGGAAAAACCATCATTGACAATGCTTCAGAGCTCAGGGTGAAGGAAAGTGATAGGATAAAAACAACCATCGAGATGTTAAAAAGCTTTGGTGTGGAGTGCTATGAGCTTGAAAACGGGCTTTTGATTGTGGGATCAAAAAACAAATTAAAACCCGGTATTGTCAATTCCTACAGCGACCATCGAATTGCAATGGCAGGAGCAGTTATGGCATGTGCAACAGAAGGCGAAAGCACTATCTTAAATGCAGAATGCGCATCCATATCTTTCCCGGGCTTTTATGAAACTCTTATTGGGCACAGCAAAAAGGTGTGA
- a CDS encoding GNAT family N-acetyltransferase — MIRCAKFSDLPQVAEIFREAFSDSINFYFNNKIKNSAIEDIFKVVLLAEPHGFLVYEDRENKKIAGYICVVKDIKKVWLAAILSLSVFKWAIKWMLGLYGFGVKPIWKILSNKLDFFKFQTKYAGGISAQILSIGTRKSYRGKNIGTQLVEAGLNFLKSRGVKQVKLEVRPDNLPAIKLYKKFGFYQIGMSQDPQGKWIVMKKDF; from the coding sequence ATGATAAGATGTGCAAAATTTTCCGACCTGCCTCAGGTTGCTGAGATTTTCAGAGAAGCCTTCAGTGATAGCATAAATTTCTATTTTAACAACAAGATTAAAAATTCTGCTATTGAAGATATATTCAAAGTAGTTCTTCTTGCCGAACCGCATGGTTTTCTGGTATATGAAGATAGAGAAAATAAGAAAATTGCCGGATACATTTGTGTGGTAAAGGATATTAAAAAGGTATGGTTAGCAGCTATTTTGTCTCTATCGGTTTTTAAATGGGCAATCAAATGGATGTTAGGGCTTTATGGATTTGGCGTAAAACCCATCTGGAAGATTCTTTCTAACAAGCTTGATTTTTTTAAGTTCCAGACAAAATACGCAGGTGGTATCAGTGCTCAAATTCTTTCAATAGGCACACGCAAATCATACAGAGGTAAAAACATTGGAACACAGCTTGTTGAGGCAGGGCTGAACTTTTTGAAATCAAGAGGTGTAAAACAGGTTAAATTGGAAGTAAGACCGGATAATCTGCCAGCAATAAAGCTTTACAAAAAATTTGGCTTCTACCAGATAGGAATGTCACAGGACCCTCAGGGTAAGTGGATTGTCATGAAGAAAGATTTTTAG
- a CDS encoding nucleoside triphosphate pyrophosphohydrolase family protein has protein sequence MLKDIFIDDFQYVVDELLIRNKSILDSLTKFSESAARVNRSIIKSVTNCGCIRINAKKQEIPIDVSLKEARKYLKTHVEGKLCENCRDLIEKEIGSTLFYLASICNTLDLNLYDIVLKEIERMKTLGEFNLR, from the coding sequence ATGTTGAAGGATATCTTCATAGACGATTTTCAATATGTAGTTGACGAGTTATTAATAAGAAACAAAAGCATACTTGACAGCCTTACCAAATTTTCCGAATCAGCAGCAAGAGTTAATCGGAGCATAATAAAGTCTGTTACAAATTGCGGATGTATAAGAATAAATGCCAAAAAACAAGAGATTCCAATAGATGTAAGTCTTAAAGAAGCCAGAAAGTATTTAAAAACACATGTGGAGGGAAAACTGTGTGAAAATTGCAGGGATCTGATTGAAAAAGAGATTGGAAGCACACTATTCTATTTAGCGTCAATCTGCAATACCTTAGATTTGAATCTCTATGATATTGTATTGAAAGAAATTGAAAGAATGAAAACACTTGGTGAATTTAACCTAAGATAA
- a CDS encoding ABC transporter substrate-binding protein, with the protein MRLYKRISLAVLVVFVIAILLGSFAPVKSNKAEAASKKVVTFTMFSADATVQYHPDIFSTAIGQEIAKKTGVRLKIEHFVGMDQATKVSLMLASGDLPDLVYGSGEHKQFIQNKVLVPLEGYIQKYGTWTKKAYSEADLKKLRQADGHIYFLSYSRGEVSPSASGEGLWIMIDMLKKNNWPRLKYWEDLVPMLRDYVKKYPKYKGMPVIGMSAITEGARFYVIQDPATGLNGLIADTVQFDPKTYTASYDPAGIGMYKAYRALNQLWNEGLFDKEAFVQTYDQWQAKVAQGRVVTSWGRSWHYNNAFNTLRKNGEDDRILVPFGIVFKGVKKSRYIMLSSIGTRDGVSITKKCKDPVTAFKFLDSLLNPDIQKLMFWGIKGKDYLVDNKGKMYRTQAMIDKARDPVYQKQEGLGYWNIYPRWQLKLPDGNYVKPELDPDIAYMQWAPAQKQVLDAYKAKTFVEPPFADEPEMPKWGFAWEINVPPEKQKDIQVPLNIANDLARKYIPLLIMAPKGKYDEVWNKYKAEVRQKINAKVIADFYTEELRKRMEDWYGIKIK; encoded by the coding sequence GTGAGATTATACAAAAGGATATCTTTGGCGGTTTTAGTGGTGTTTGTGATTGCAATCCTGCTGGGCAGCTTTGCACCTGTGAAGTCAAACAAAGCTGAAGCTGCATCCAAAAAGGTTGTAACCTTCACAATGTTCAGTGCTGACGCTACTGTTCAGTACCATCCTGACATTTTCAGCACTGCGATAGGTCAGGAAATTGCCAAAAAAACTGGTGTGAGACTCAAGATTGAGCACTTTGTGGGAATGGACCAGGCAACAAAAGTATCATTGATGCTTGCATCAGGTGACCTGCCAGACCTTGTATATGGAAGCGGTGAGCACAAGCAATTTATTCAAAACAAGGTTTTGGTTCCTCTTGAAGGGTACATTCAAAAATATGGTACATGGACAAAAAAGGCATATTCCGAAGCAGATCTCAAAAAACTTCGCCAGGCAGACGGTCACATTTATTTCCTGAGCTACTCAAGAGGAGAAGTATCTCCAAGTGCAAGTGGTGAAGGTTTGTGGATAATGATCGATATGCTCAAGAAAAATAACTGGCCAAGGCTCAAATACTGGGAAGACCTGGTTCCGATGCTGAGAGATTATGTTAAGAAGTATCCAAAGTACAAAGGTATGCCGGTTATTGGTATGTCAGCAATTACAGAAGGTGCAAGATTCTATGTTATCCAGGACCCGGCAACAGGATTAAATGGACTTATTGCAGACACCGTTCAATTTGATCCAAAGACATATACAGCATCCTATGATCCTGCGGGTATTGGAATGTACAAGGCATACAGGGCACTCAATCAGCTGTGGAATGAAGGTCTGTTTGATAAAGAAGCATTTGTACAAACATATGACCAGTGGCAGGCAAAGGTAGCCCAGGGTAGAGTTGTTACATCGTGGGGTAGATCATGGCACTACAACAATGCATTCAATACACTGAGAAAAAATGGTGAAGATGATAGAATCCTTGTTCCGTTTGGAATAGTTTTCAAGGGAGTTAAGAAATCCAGATATATAATGCTTTCATCAATTGGTACACGTGATGGTGTAAGTATAACCAAGAAATGCAAAGACCCTGTTACTGCTTTCAAGTTCCTGGATTCTCTCCTTAATCCAGATATTCAAAAACTCATGTTCTGGGGTATAAAAGGAAAAGACTATCTTGTTGACAATAAAGGCAAGATGTACAGAACACAGGCTATGATTGACAAGGCAAGAGACCCGGTATATCAAAAGCAAGAAGGACTTGGATACTGGAATATTTATCCAAGATGGCAATTAAAACTTCCGGATGGCAACTATGTAAAACCTGAGCTTGATCCGGATATTGCATACATGCAGTGGGCACCTGCACAAAAACAGGTACTTGATGCTTACAAAGCAAAGACATTTGTGGAGCCACCATTTGCTGATGAGCCTGAAATGCCAAAATGGGGATTTGCATGGGAGATCAATGTTCCACCAGAAAAGCAAAAGGATATTCAAGTTCCACTTAACATTGCAAATGACCTGGCAAGAAAATACATTCCACTTTTAATCATGGCACCAAAGGGTAAATATGATGAAGTATGGAATAAATACAAAGCAGAAGTAAGACAAAAGATAAATGCAAAGGTTATAGCTGACTTCTATACAGAAGAGCTGAGAAAACGTATGGAAGATTGGTACGGAATTAAGATTAAATAA
- a CDS encoding uroporphyrinogen decarboxylase family protein: MATSLLGTTNLCILLMDQPDLMKEFFKILGAKLVEYIKLLRSCCDVEYNGIAINDDNCFLFSPELYERYCAPVMENLFKKFAPEKTDTRYQHLDSNMQHLIPILNELGVNAVNFGPEIHPATIRKLMPDARIYKQMPPFVLRNGTKEKIIEIVKRDMDILKADGNFVETPAGSVASGTPLKNIRIYMWAVQEYGKL, from the coding sequence ATTGCAACAAGTTTGTTGGGTACAACAAACCTTTGTATTTTACTGATGGACCAACCGGACCTTATGAAAGAGTTTTTCAAAATCCTGGGGGCAAAACTTGTTGAGTACATAAAACTTTTGAGAAGCTGTTGTGATGTTGAATACAACGGGATAGCAATTAATGATGATAACTGCTTTTTGTTTTCACCTGAGCTTTATGAGAGATACTGTGCACCTGTAATGGAAAATTTGTTTAAAAAATTTGCACCGGAAAAAACAGACACAAGATACCAGCATTTGGATAGCAATATGCAGCATTTAATTCCTATACTGAACGAACTTGGTGTAAATGCAGTTAACTTTGGACCGGAAATTCATCCTGCTACAATAAGAAAACTTATGCCGGATGCACGAATCTATAAACAGATGCCACCTTTTGTATTGCGAAATGGTACAAAAGAAAAGATAATTGAAATTGTAAAAAGGGATATGGATATATTAAAAGCTGATGGTAACTTTGTTGAAACTCCTGCTGGTTCGGTTGCTTCTGGCACTCCGCTAAAAAATATTAGAATTTACATGTGGGCTGTGCAAGAATATGGTAAATTGTAA
- a CDS encoding ABC transporter substrate-binding protein, with translation MSKKLRVFATIICILFILSGVFVYPWSSTSVKAASSSQKVKVLTFFYGDSNADPHPDLFSTPVGKELTKLTGVRLKIEYLAGQDEATKIGLMLASGDLPDLIHGHQEHGKLIEAGVLVPLDNYIQKYGKYCKQIYSAKDFKRLKQKDGHIYFLSPYRNEITPDLKPDGFWLPIDLLEKAKWPKVRYWEDYLQLIRNYVKQNPTIEGKPTIGFTFITESWRFFTLTNPPSYLMGYQNDGDVIVDQKTYQAKVYATLDGSKRYYKDLNKLWKEGLIDKEVFVQNYDTYLSKIAQGRVVGFYDQWWQFGYDAEASLKNAKKYNRMHVSFPVVYKGVQRARYLMIQPIGARDGISITKKCKDPVTAFKFLDSLCSLEAQKLMYWGIKGVDYSVDKNGKMYLTDKQKKQREDSVYRKKQGLGYWWVFPHAYLKLQDGNYREPGFDPEYVYKNFSPAEKKVLDAYKAKYFMQPPFTDPPLETPYGFAWEINIPADRKDVTIATQKMNEVQRKYLPQLVMAKSDSDFERIWKEYVQAFEKTNYKVYEKFKTEMIQWRVKNWN, from the coding sequence ATGTCCAAAAAGCTTAGGGTTTTTGCCACAATCATTTGTATTTTGTTTATCCTGTCAGGTGTTTTTGTGTATCCCTGGTCATCAACATCTGTGAAAGCGGCTTCAAGCAGCCAGAAAGTTAAAGTACTTACGTTTTTCTACGGTGACTCAAACGCAGATCCTCACCCGGATTTGTTCAGCACGCCGGTAGGCAAGGAATTAACAAAGCTTACGGGTGTAAGACTCAAGATTGAATACTTGGCAGGACAGGATGAAGCAACCAAAATAGGTCTTATGCTTGCATCAGGAGACCTGCCAGATTTAATTCACGGGCATCAGGAACATGGCAAGTTAATTGAAGCAGGTGTACTGGTTCCGCTGGATAATTACATTCAAAAGTATGGCAAGTATTGCAAGCAGATTTATAGTGCGAAGGATTTTAAGAGACTAAAACAAAAAGATGGGCACATCTATTTCCTGTCTCCATACAGAAATGAAATCACACCGGATTTGAAACCGGATGGGTTCTGGCTGCCGATAGACCTGCTTGAAAAAGCAAAGTGGCCAAAAGTTCGATATTGGGAGGATTATTTGCAACTTATTAGAAACTATGTAAAGCAAAATCCAACCATTGAAGGAAAGCCAACAATAGGATTCACATTTATAACAGAAAGCTGGAGATTCTTTACTCTGACAAACCCGCCGTCATACCTGATGGGTTATCAAAACGATGGTGATGTTATAGTTGACCAGAAGACATATCAGGCAAAGGTATATGCTACTCTGGATGGCTCCAAGCGATATTACAAAGATTTGAACAAATTATGGAAGGAAGGATTGATTGACAAAGAAGTATTTGTTCAAAACTATGACACATACCTTTCAAAGATTGCTCAGGGCAGAGTAGTAGGATTTTATGACCAGTGGTGGCAGTTTGGATATGATGCAGAAGCATCGCTCAAAAATGCCAAAAAATATAATAGAATGCACGTTTCGTTCCCTGTTGTTTACAAGGGTGTTCAGAGAGCAAGATATCTGATGATTCAGCCAATAGGGGCTCGAGATGGTATCAGTATTACCAAGAAGTGTAAAGATCCTGTTACTGCATTCAAGTTTTTAGATAGTCTTTGCTCGTTAGAAGCACAAAAGCTCATGTACTGGGGAATCAAAGGTGTTGACTACAGTGTTGACAAAAATGGAAAGATGTATTTAACAGACAAACAGAAAAAACAAAGAGAAGACTCGGTATATCGTAAAAAACAGGGTCTCGGTTACTGGTGGGTATTCCCGCATGCATACTTGAAGTTGCAGGATGGAAACTATAGAGAACCAGGATTTGACCCAGAGTATGTATATAAGAATTTCTCACCGGCTGAGAAGAAGGTTCTCGATGCTTATAAAGCAAAATACTTTATGCAGCCACCATTTACAGATCCACCACTTGAAACACCATACGGTTTTGCATGGGAGATCAACATCCCTGCAGATAGAAAAGATGTAACCATAGCAACACAAAAGATGAACGAGGTACAGAGAAAATACCTGCCGCAACTTGTAATGGCAAAGAGTGATAGTGATTTTGAGAGAATTTGGAAAGAATATGTTCAGGCATTTGAAAAGACAAACTACAAGGTATATGAGAAATTTAAGACAGAGATGATTCAATGGAGAGTAAAGAATTGGAACTAA